The genomic DNA ACTATTATTACCAGTCTCTTTTATCTaagccactgaacaaaccttagtaTTCACAAATTGTCTTCATCCTCAGACTTCAAACAGTGACGGATAACGTCTGTCGTCTTTTAGTTGTCTGATACTACAGACATGCTACAGTGTGTACTGCAGGGGTTGTGTACCTCaaactacatattttaaattgcttatttatgtatattttgctttATTACAAAGAGGATTGGATGCAGCTTACAATCTTAGCAGATTGAACTGATGCAAATCTGCTTTGACCCCCATCTACCCCCACCACTAGCAATTACAAGCACATAGAAGTGTCAGatgaaatatattcaaaaaaactcaaatatttttgcaatttaaagccaatctcaaaaaaaaaaagtctactccCAAAGTATCAGCAAAGAgtaaagaacaaaaatacaacaATAAGAGAGTGGTCTTACGCCACAGAggtttaaattattaatttttgaacCTGAAGCTAGACttactacaacatgaatgaaactcaaaagccttatgctaagtgaaaaaacacGACTCAAAAGGTTATGTATTGGGCTACTGGTTACAGATAGAATGGATTAGACTCATTTCTCTCTGCTCCTCCCTGGTAAATACAGCTGAAGACCCTGGACTGATTATAACAGACAATCGTAAGAGGACTCTGAAAGGTGGAAAGAAGAGAGCATACTGGGTGGGGAATCTCTGGTCTTGAGGAATGACATGATGGCaagttctctgtttttttcttttcttactttttcttatcttttctttaaataaatattttatatatcctGACTGGGCATTGGATTAATGTGTAATATGGAACACCAAACGGGCACATACCCGAAAAAGCCCAAAGAAAAACCTGATTTCTCAGCCAAAATGTGAGGAAAGGGGCAGCCTAGGATGATAGAAATTTTTTGACAAATAATTGCCCAACCCCAAGCAAACACCATGAGTGCCCCTCCCGACTCCCTTCCCCTGTGGGGTCAGTGGAGACTGAGTGAGGAGTCTGGACTTCACACTGTTCTCCTGGTGGTGGCAGGGGGAGCCCTTCACCTTCTTAACTAGAGAGTTGGAGAATCTCGAAGAGAGGAAGAAGCAGGAGAAAGAGATTCTTTAAACTTACAGAGGAAGCCCTGGGCAGATCCTTGAGCAACCTACATGTGAAAATGACCCAAATTATCACACCTAAGGGATCAAGGACTGAACTGTAATGTGGAATAACACCCAGGTTTTCAGAGTGATATCTTAGTGGTATACTTCATAAAAGGAGTCAATTATAATAGCACTGCAAAGGTGCACTGCAGAGGTTCTGAAAATTAAGTTGTCATTGGATCCACAACCCTCAAAAGTAGGTCAAGACCTACAGGCTAAACCTACACAGGGTGACTACCTGCTAAAATCGAAGACTTAAATAGGACCCAGAATCTCCTAACATAATAGTCAAAATATCCAGGATACAATTGCTAATCACTAGTCACACCAAGAACCAGTAAAATTACCACCTGAATGATAAAAGGTAGATGCTGGTGCCAAGATGGCTCAGATGTAGGCAGTATCTCACAAGGATTTTAAAGCCGTTATCATTAAAAATGCTTCAATGAGCAAtgcttaaaacaaatgaaacaaagaaattatcagcaaagaaatagaagctaTATAAAAGAGCCAGACGAATGGCTCAACCCACGGAAGAGTTAGTAACCTGAGATATaatggacatttaaaatattaagaataccATGGAAAACTATGCCCATACATTTGacaaaaaggttaaaaatgaaaaactgtgtATAAAAGTATAGCTTAGCAgtttaacttaaaaaagaaattcagaataaaaacaaaaaaaacttaaaagtgaATCAGTCAAAATGAACCATTCAAATAAAGCACTgggattatataattttatattagttattattCAAGGAAATATAAcctctgttatacagagtgattcagaaaatagaaaaagaggagaaaagcatCATTACTGTTTggttaaatttttatcttaagcTGATAGGTTAAATTTTAACTTAGGTTTTTAACCGAGATTTCTTTTATAGCAGGAGTACAAAtgatttatttccaaataacaaaACGCCAAACTCTACCATTCAGAAAACGTCAAACACCCAAGGATATTTTAACCATGGGCAATATATATTACTAGGTAACTAAGttgctccttttttaaaaaaattttttttaatagactttttctATGAGCTAGTGAAATGATGGAGGGCATCTAACCAGAATGGTGGTTTTGATTTAGGGATAGTTAATCAGGAACCATTATTTCTGACAGTAATTAGGAAGTGGATCCAGTTTTCTGTTACAGTCACTCACATATATATtacaacaaaatatatacatctgTGACAACAGAATTATCTTTTCAGTCAGTGAGAGACTGCTCATCCTTCTATTTTCTGTACCAGAAGCAGGACAAATGAGAATACAGAAGTACCCGGATAGTTTATTCAAACTGTTATAAAGTCATAAAAGCATAGTTAAAGAGATGTGTGGTGGGTGAGAATGAACGCATTCCTGTTCGCTTTATAGGACACTACAATCTGTTCCTCCAGAGGCAATACCTACTCAGCCTTCTCTCACAATAGCGTTAAGGCACAGGTTCTAATCATCATCAGTAACTGAAGATCTATATTGAGTTCTCCGTTACTGTTTTACTTAAAACCAATTTCTAGGGTGTGCAGGATAGTGAGGTCTTTGTGAGCTTCCACCATGGCGTACCGGGGCCAGGGCCAGAAGGTGCAGAAGGTGCAGAAGGTGCAGAAGGTGATGGTGCAGCCCATCAATCTCATCTTCAGATACTTGCAAATTAGATCTCGGATTCAGGTGTGGCTTTATGAGCAAGTGAATATGCGGATAGAGGGCTGTATCATTGGTTTTGATGGGTATATGAACCTCGTATTAGATGATGCAGAAGAGATTCATTCTAAGACAAAGTCAAGAAAACAGCTGAGTCGGATCATGCTAAAAGGAGATAACATTACTCTGCTCCAAAGTGTCTTCAACTAGAAATGATCAATGAAGTGAGAAATTGTTGAGAAGGCAATACAGTTTTTTTAGGTGTCCTTTGTTAGAAGTGTAGTTAAGGCATTTAT from Lagenorhynchus albirostris chromosome X, mLagAlb1.1, whole genome shotgun sequence includes the following:
- the LOC132513759 gene encoding small nuclear ribonucleoprotein E-like encodes the protein MAYRGQGQKVQKVQKVQKVMVQPINLIFRYLQIRSRIQVWLYEQVNMRIEGCIIGFDGYMNLVLDDAEEIHSKTKSRKQLSRIMLKGDNITLLQSVFN